A DNA window from Impatiens glandulifera chromosome 7, dImpGla2.1, whole genome shotgun sequence contains the following coding sequences:
- the LOC124910714 gene encoding uncharacterized protein LOC124910714 → MEDQLLAENLTCSRSNPNDQKVEPSHLLEDSWFFGNLLETKTKTMNRCMSNPSPSSSPISNSKPSSPRTPPLEKIKKKLIRNQERPREEDPDNEFALSRLIRQASLTSSDVFLPPKNKANKKNQNAPSRVQCKSIEEKIQQVQKQKPILRKCVSNLGVEVGIFDKKDDLFTQTDNKQKSRITAWKKGHISNFDHHPQVPNWLDKESSTEDVKAQIKFWARSVAANVR, encoded by the exons ATGGAGGACCAATTATTAGCAGAGAATCTCACATGTTCAAGATCAAACCCAAATGATCAAAAAGTAGAACCATCCCACCTGCTAGAAGATTCATGGTTCTTCGGCAATTTACtcgaaacaaaaacaaaaactatgAACAGATGTATGTCTAATCCATCTCCATCTTCATCTCCTATTTCAAACAGCAAACCATCATCGCCAAGAACACCACCATTGgagaagataaagaagaaattAATCAGAAATCAAGAACGGCCGCGGGAAGAAGATCCAGATAATGAATTTGCTCTGAGCAGATTAATCAGACAAGCTTCTCTCACCTCATCTGATGTCTTCCTACCTCCAAAAAACAAG GCGAACAAGAAGAATCAAAACGCCCCTTCACGGGTTCAATGCAAGAGTATTGAAGAGAAAATACAACAAGTTCAAAAACAAAAGCCAATTTTAAGAAAATGCGTAAGCAATTTAGGGGTGGAAGTTGGAATATTTGATAAGAAGGATGATCTTTTTACACAAACTGATAACAAGCAAAAGAGTAGGATCACCGCATGGAAAAAAGGTCATATCTCTAATTTCGATCATCATCCCCAAGTACCAAATTGGCTTGATAAGGAGTCGTCGACTGAGGATGTGAAAGCCCAGATCAAATTTTGGGCAAGATCGGTTGCGGCTAATGTCCGATGA
- the LOC124946125 gene encoding uncharacterized protein LOC124946125, producing the protein MLQSQRLLSSNFLYYPTTGGPYLLPHSLPNHFNFTRKSITLRTARAARPETLLSEALPDVPTVTATATDEGPIEIPPSSPSIFAVDDNDASPLQIATSVLLTGAISIFLFRSLRRRAKRAKEMQFRSSGVKKSLKEEAFDSLKAMTMSVPGKKGPPSPIQTFLGGISAGVIALILYKFTLTIEGALNRQTLSDTYSVRQMTITIRTIVNGLCYLATFIFGFNSLGLFLLSGKLAFGGESSNNQTVNKDNESSQLSSNLTSTDSSELEESNDTEDGKQ; encoded by the exons ATGTTGCAGTCACAACGCCTCCTCTCATCCAATTTCCTCTACTATCCCACCACCGGTGGTCCGTATCTTCTTCCTCACTCCCTTCCTAATCATTTCAACTTCACCAGGAAATCAATCACACTCCGCACTGCTCGCGCCGCCAGACCGGAAACCTTATTATCCGAAGCTCTTCCCGATGTACCAACCGTCACCGCAACCGCAACGGATGAAGGACCAATCGAAATTCCTCCATCATCTCCATCCATTTTCGCCGTCGACGACAACGACGCTTCTCCTCTCCAAATTGCTACCAGCGTCCTCCTCACCGGCGCAATCTCCATCTTCCTCTTCCGTTCTCTACGCCGTCGCGCCAAACGAGCGAAagaaatg CAATTTAGGTCTTCTGGAGTAAAGAAATCACTGAAGGAAGAAGCATTTGATAGTTTGAAAGCAATGACGATGTCTGTACCAGGCAAGAAAGGACCTCCATCGCCTATTCAGACTTTTCTTGGAGGGATTTCAGCTGGAGTCATAGCCTTGATTCTTTACAAGTTCACCCTCACCATTGAAGGAGCTCTCAACAGACAGACTCTTTCAGATACTTACTCT GTCCGCCAGATGACTATAACCATAAG GACAATTGTGAACGGATTGTGTTACCTTGCTACGTTTATTTTCGGCTTCAATTCCTTAGGATTGTTCCTATTGTCAGGGAAGCTTGCCTTTGGTGGAGAATCGTCAAATAATCAAACTGTAAATAAGGATAATGAATCATCACAGTTAAGTTCAAACTTGACATCCACAGATAGCTCTGAACTAGAAGAGAGCAATGATACAGAAGATGGTAAGCAATAG
- the LOC124946298 gene encoding F-actin-monooxygenase MICAL3-like gives MESERSIRTCNSTGATTELFLCFTSRLSSSSSSSMKISSKSILSPGRPGDQPITLSTSLSRRLRTNGSIKGAQSPMFPNIAGKKRGSAFENPEPSSPKVTCIGQVRVKTKKQGRKMRTLSSRRCTTGGNDAAGGDVSFRQVGTATDHSRQRNQRWVHLPLTICEALRGIGADLNCLFPCRSSSPSSSCFSGGERNPKSSSCGAVFERWFVTIEGEKGSGREIELVVGEEEDETEKSLRREHPLEKFNEDDEARVSICIPPKNALLLMRCRSDPVKMAALSTRLFEKEEDIHEEEQEQEHEEEKEEASENEVSVQDADAEKTEIMKEDENEGSGYSSEADAELEKLLESEEEEEDERRKSHDFSLLFSVESNLDNEDEDEKTEDPLNGVQEPGEASSAAEEIETSTTHEMSESDKEEEEEEREDQRLELSEEKEIPVAAAASEEKKTPAEKILPDCLLLMMCEPKLSMEVSKETWVCSTDFIRSIPDHRRRPVEKPLIAGGVPADQKKRVNKNIPPLPPPPSQVAVPPRNGSAVLQPPRSSCTLPSTTAMSMAAMIEQKLINAVGYEPFVLTRCKSEPMRTAVAKVTPESCFWKNRKLEPLRRATMGVGAAGIGF, from the coding sequence ATGGAATCAGAGAGATCCATTCGCACTTGCAACTCAACAGGCGCAACAACTGAGCTCTTCCTCTGCTTTACTTCTCGtctctcttcttcatcatcttcctcCATGaaaatctcttcaaaatcaatcctcAGTCCAGGTCGTCCCGGCGACCAACCAATCACTCTCTCAACTTCCCTAAGCCGCCGTCTTCGCACCAATGGTAGTATCAAAGGCGCTCAATCACCCATGTTCCCCAATATCGCCGGTAAGAAACGCGGCTCTGCTTTCGAAAATCCAGAACCATCTTCCCCAAAAGTCACATGTATCGGACAAGTCAGAGTCAAGACCAAGAAACAAGGCAGAAAAATGCGCACTCTTTCATCTCGCCGATGTACTACCGGCGGGAATGACGCCGCCGGAGGAGACGTTAGTTTTCGACAGGTGGGTACCGCTACTGATCATTCCAGGCAGAGGAATCAAAGGTGGGTTCATTTGCCATTAACCATTTGTGAAGCTTTACGTGGAATTGGAGCTGATCTTAACTGTCTGTTTCCCTGCCGGTCTTCGTCGCCTTCATCTTCTTGTTTTTCCGGCGGGGAGAGGAATCCGAAGAGTTCTTCTTGTGGGGCTGTGTTTGAGAGATGGTTTGTGACTATTGAAGGAGAAAAGGGAAGTGGGAGGGAAATAGAACTGGtagttggagaagaagaagatgaaacagAGAAATCCTTGAGAAGAGAACACCCATTGGAGAAATTCAACGAAGATGATGAAGCCAGAGTTAGCATTTGTATACCGCCCAAGAATGCTCTGTTACTCATGAGATGCAGATCCGATCCTGTGAAAATGGCAGCTCTTTCTACTCGCCTTTTCgagaaagaagaagatattCACGAggaagaacaagaacaagaacatgaagaagagaaagaagaagctTCTGAAAATGAAGTTTCAGTTCAAGATGCAGATGCAGAAAAAACAGAGATAATGAAGGAAGATGAGAACGAAGGTAGCGGTTATTCATCTGAAGCTGATGCTGAATTAGAGAAATTACTAGAAAgcgaggaagaagaagaagatgagagaAGAAAAAGTCACGACTTTTCCTTATTATTCTCAGTAGAATCAAATCTagacaatgaagatgaagatgaaaaaaCAGAGGATCCACTGAATGGGGTTCAAGAACCAGGCGAGGCGTCGTCGGCGGCGGAAGAGATAGAAACATCCACCACCCATGAGATGTCTGAAtcagataaagaagaagaagaagaagaaagagaagatcAAAGATTGGAGCTTTCAGAAGAGAAAGAAATTCCGGTGGCGGCGGCGGCATCAGAGGAAAAGAAGACCCCGGCGGAGAAAATCTTGCCGGATTGTTTGCTGTTGATGATGTGCGAGCCAAAGTTATCAATGGAAGTCTCAAAAGAAACATGGGTATGCAGCACCGACTTCATCCGGTCAATACCAGACCACCGACGTCGTCCTGTCGAGAAACCACTAATCGCCGGCGGCGTTCCGGCGGATCAGAAGAAAAGGGTGAACAAAAAcattcctcctcttccaccacCACCATCACAGGTAGCTGTTCCTCCTCGAAATGGGTCGGCGGTTCTACAACCTCCAAGATCATCATGTACTTTACCTTCGACGACAGCAATGTCGATGGCGGCGATGATAGAACAGAAGCTGATAAATGCTGTAGGGTACGAACCATTTGTTCTGACTAGATGCAAGTCGGAGCCAATGAGGACTGCCGTGGCTAAGGTTACGCCGGAGAGTTGTTTCTGGAAGAACAGAAAGCTGGAGCCACTCCGGCGAGCCACAATGGGAGTTGGCGCGGCTGGAATTGGGTTCTGA